One window from the genome of Cyprinus carpio isolate SPL01 chromosome B1, ASM1834038v1, whole genome shotgun sequence encodes:
- the LOC109086350 gene encoding reticulophagy regulator 2-like isoform X1 — translation MASRRASVSSADLEAWFPAPGGGEDAPELRRLRERLRGWLSQFEPAVLCAQRLLVWERPLHSIIAALALNTLFWFLSSTSLRPLFLLSVSLIGLTLLERWKDRLPQITGMWHPEASVFEREALTDQPRLLSVEELSHHLAESYLIFSLYIQEMLQYKQQNHGKFCIMMCSGCFILAVVGHYIPGIMISYIILLSVLLWPLVVYHELIQKMYTGLEPILMKLDYSMKGDTQHRKHDKRKLKKEQEEGDEPRAETESESEEELSCFAPTVDVKTTALAMAITDSELSDEEASILESGGFSVSRATTPQLTDVSEADLDQHSMHSEPEEAFSRDLAEFPSVDELPSIEPGLFNFPLRILGSEQTGASRSELQEEPLSPASRLIQHLASPLHFVNSHFNGHGQAAGVDQSIVGTEKEGGGSAAGVSRPARSLEALSEEIVSTAISTVVQNTLSALLRSTNEGSSMASFLHTETPPCPMELPLESPSTQEASAEEEDADVTEASTEEQPDVTLVPAEEEDFELLDQSELEQMDEGLGLGVVDGQEVGGASTDTPPSSQQHPDQQDS, via the exons ATGGCGAGCAGACGGGCCTCGGTGTCCTCGGCGGATCTGGAGGCCTGGTTCCCCGCGCCCGGCGGCGGCGAGGATGCGCCGGAGCTGCGGCGGCTGCGGGAGCGTCTGCGCGGCTGGCTGTCGCAGTTTGAGCCCGCGGTGCTCTGCGCGCAGCGGCTGCTGGTGTGGGAGAGGCCGCTTCACAGCATCATCGCCGCGCTGGCGCTCAACACGCTGTTCTG gttcCTGTCCTCCACATCTTTGAGACCCTTGTTCCTCCTGAGTGTGTCTCTCATTGGACTGACGTTACTGGAGAGATGGAAAGACAGGCTGCCACAGATCACTGGTA TGTGGCATCCTGAGGCGTCAGTCTTTGAGCG AGAAGCGCTGACTGATCAGCCACGTCTGTTAAGCGTCGAGGAGCTCAGCCATCATCTCGCCGAGAGTTACCTCATCTTCAGCCTTTACATCCAAGAAATGCTTCAGTACAAACAGCAAAACCACGGCAAG TTCTGCATCATGATGTGTTCAGGATGTTTCATCCTGGCCGTGGTTGGACATTACATTCCCGGGATAATGATCTCCTACATCATAT TGCTGAGTGTGCTGCTGTGGCCGCTGGTGGTCTACCATGAGCTGATCCAGAAAATGTACACCGGACTGGAGCCCATACTGATGAAACTTGACTACAGCATGAAAGGAGACACACAGCACCGCAAACACGACAAGAGAA agctgAAGAAGGAGCAGGAAGAGGGTGATGAGCCGAGGGcagagacagagagcgagagtGAGGAGGAGCTGTCATGTTTCGCCCCTACT GTGGATGTGAAGACTACGGCTCTGGCGATGGCCATCACAGACTCTGAGCTGTCCGACGAGGAGGCATCTATACTGGAGAGTGGAGGATTCTCTGTGTCCAGAGCCACCACACCACAGCTCACAGACGTCTCTGAAG CAGACCTGGATCAGCACAGCATGCACAGTGAACCGGAGGAGGCATTCTCTAGAGACTTAGCAGAGTTCCCGTCGGTGGACGAGCTGCCTTCTATTGAACCGGGTCTGTTCAATTTCCCGCTGCGCATTCTCGGGTCTGAGCAGACAGGAGCGTCCAGATCTGAGCTCCAGGAGGAGCCGCTGTCTCCGGCCAGCCGCCTCATCCAGCACTTAGCATCTCCACTCCACTTTGTCAACTCGCACTTCAATGGACACGGACAAGCGGCGGGGGTGGACCAAAGCATTGTGGGTACTGAAAAAGAGGGAGGGGGATCCGCCGCGGGCGTTTCGAGACCTGCTCGGTCCCTGGAAGCCCTTAGCGAGGAGATAGTGAGCACGGCCATCTCTACAGTAGTACAGAACACTCTCTCAGCCCTGTTGCGGTCTACCAATGAGGGCTCATCAATGGCTTCCTTTCTTCACACCGAAACGCCTCCTTGCCCGATGGAATTGCCCCTCGAGTCGCCTTCCACCCAGGAAGCCAGCGCAGAAGAAGAGGACGCTGATGTCACTGAAGCAAGCACCGAAGAGCAACCGGATGTCACGCTCGTACCCGCCGAGGAAGAGGACTTTGAGCTTCTGGACCAAAGCGAACTGGAACAAATGGATGAGGGGTTGGGCCTTGGTGTTGTTGATGGACAGGAAGTGGGCGGGGCTTCCACAGACACGCCCCCAAGCAGCCAGCAGCACCCAGACCAGCAGGATTCCTAG
- the LOC109086350 gene encoding reticulophagy regulator 2-like isoform X2 has protein sequence MASRRASVSSADLEAWFPAPGGGEDAPELRRLRERLRGWLSQFEPAVLCAQRLLVWERPLHSIIAALALNTLFWFLSSTSLRPLFLLSVSLIGLTLLERWKDRLPQITVWHPEASVFEREALTDQPRLLSVEELSHHLAESYLIFSLYIQEMLQYKQQNHGKFCIMMCSGCFILAVVGHYIPGIMISYIILLSVLLWPLVVYHELIQKMYTGLEPILMKLDYSMKGDTQHRKHDKRKLKKEQEEGDEPRAETESESEEELSCFAPTVDVKTTALAMAITDSELSDEEASILESGGFSVSRATTPQLTDVSEADLDQHSMHSEPEEAFSRDLAEFPSVDELPSIEPGLFNFPLRILGSEQTGASRSELQEEPLSPASRLIQHLASPLHFVNSHFNGHGQAAGVDQSIVGTEKEGGGSAAGVSRPARSLEALSEEIVSTAISTVVQNTLSALLRSTNEGSSMASFLHTETPPCPMELPLESPSTQEASAEEEDADVTEASTEEQPDVTLVPAEEEDFELLDQSELEQMDEGLGLGVVDGQEVGGASTDTPPSSQQHPDQQDS, from the exons ATGGCGAGCAGACGGGCCTCGGTGTCCTCGGCGGATCTGGAGGCCTGGTTCCCCGCGCCCGGCGGCGGCGAGGATGCGCCGGAGCTGCGGCGGCTGCGGGAGCGTCTGCGCGGCTGGCTGTCGCAGTTTGAGCCCGCGGTGCTCTGCGCGCAGCGGCTGCTGGTGTGGGAGAGGCCGCTTCACAGCATCATCGCCGCGCTGGCGCTCAACACGCTGTTCTG gttcCTGTCCTCCACATCTTTGAGACCCTTGTTCCTCCTGAGTGTGTCTCTCATTGGACTGACGTTACTGGAGAGATGGAAAGACAGGCTGCCACAGATCACTG TGTGGCATCCTGAGGCGTCAGTCTTTGAGCG AGAAGCGCTGACTGATCAGCCACGTCTGTTAAGCGTCGAGGAGCTCAGCCATCATCTCGCCGAGAGTTACCTCATCTTCAGCCTTTACATCCAAGAAATGCTTCAGTACAAACAGCAAAACCACGGCAAG TTCTGCATCATGATGTGTTCAGGATGTTTCATCCTGGCCGTGGTTGGACATTACATTCCCGGGATAATGATCTCCTACATCATAT TGCTGAGTGTGCTGCTGTGGCCGCTGGTGGTCTACCATGAGCTGATCCAGAAAATGTACACCGGACTGGAGCCCATACTGATGAAACTTGACTACAGCATGAAAGGAGACACACAGCACCGCAAACACGACAAGAGAA agctgAAGAAGGAGCAGGAAGAGGGTGATGAGCCGAGGGcagagacagagagcgagagtGAGGAGGAGCTGTCATGTTTCGCCCCTACT GTGGATGTGAAGACTACGGCTCTGGCGATGGCCATCACAGACTCTGAGCTGTCCGACGAGGAGGCATCTATACTGGAGAGTGGAGGATTCTCTGTGTCCAGAGCCACCACACCACAGCTCACAGACGTCTCTGAAG CAGACCTGGATCAGCACAGCATGCACAGTGAACCGGAGGAGGCATTCTCTAGAGACTTAGCAGAGTTCCCGTCGGTGGACGAGCTGCCTTCTATTGAACCGGGTCTGTTCAATTTCCCGCTGCGCATTCTCGGGTCTGAGCAGACAGGAGCGTCCAGATCTGAGCTCCAGGAGGAGCCGCTGTCTCCGGCCAGCCGCCTCATCCAGCACTTAGCATCTCCACTCCACTTTGTCAACTCGCACTTCAATGGACACGGACAAGCGGCGGGGGTGGACCAAAGCATTGTGGGTACTGAAAAAGAGGGAGGGGGATCCGCCGCGGGCGTTTCGAGACCTGCTCGGTCCCTGGAAGCCCTTAGCGAGGAGATAGTGAGCACGGCCATCTCTACAGTAGTACAGAACACTCTCTCAGCCCTGTTGCGGTCTACCAATGAGGGCTCATCAATGGCTTCCTTTCTTCACACCGAAACGCCTCCTTGCCCGATGGAATTGCCCCTCGAGTCGCCTTCCACCCAGGAAGCCAGCGCAGAAGAAGAGGACGCTGATGTCACTGAAGCAAGCACCGAAGAGCAACCGGATGTCACGCTCGTACCCGCCGAGGAAGAGGACTTTGAGCTTCTGGACCAAAGCGAACTGGAACAAATGGATGAGGGGTTGGGCCTTGGTGTTGTTGATGGACAGGAAGTGGGCGGGGCTTCCACAGACACGCCCCCAAGCAGCCAGCAGCACCCAGACCAGCAGGATTCCTAG
- the LOC109086350 gene encoding reticulophagy regulator 2-like isoform X3, which yields MASRRASVSSADLEAWFPAPGGGEDAPELRRLRERLRGWLSQFEPAVLCAQRLLVWERPLHSIIAALALNTLFWFLSSTSLRPLFLLSVSLIGLTLLERWKDRLPQITGMWHPEASVFEREALTDQPRLLSVEELSHHLAESYLIFSLYIQEMLQYKQQNHGKFCIMMCSGCFILAVVGHYIPGIMISYIILLSVLLWPLVVYHELIQKMYTGLEPILMKLDYSMKGDTQHRKHDKRKLKKEQEEGDEPRAETESESEEELSCFAPTVDVKTTALAMAITDSELSDEEASILESGGFSVSRATTPQLTDVSEDLDQHSMHSEPEEAFSRDLAEFPSVDELPSIEPGLFNFPLRILGSEQTGASRSELQEEPLSPASRLIQHLASPLHFVNSHFNGHGQAAGVDQSIVGTEKEGGGSAAGVSRPARSLEALSEEIVSTAISTVVQNTLSALLRSTNEGSSMASFLHTETPPCPMELPLESPSTQEASAEEEDADVTEASTEEQPDVTLVPAEEEDFELLDQSELEQMDEGLGLGVVDGQEVGGASTDTPPSSQQHPDQQDS from the exons ATGGCGAGCAGACGGGCCTCGGTGTCCTCGGCGGATCTGGAGGCCTGGTTCCCCGCGCCCGGCGGCGGCGAGGATGCGCCGGAGCTGCGGCGGCTGCGGGAGCGTCTGCGCGGCTGGCTGTCGCAGTTTGAGCCCGCGGTGCTCTGCGCGCAGCGGCTGCTGGTGTGGGAGAGGCCGCTTCACAGCATCATCGCCGCGCTGGCGCTCAACACGCTGTTCTG gttcCTGTCCTCCACATCTTTGAGACCCTTGTTCCTCCTGAGTGTGTCTCTCATTGGACTGACGTTACTGGAGAGATGGAAAGACAGGCTGCCACAGATCACTGGTA TGTGGCATCCTGAGGCGTCAGTCTTTGAGCG AGAAGCGCTGACTGATCAGCCACGTCTGTTAAGCGTCGAGGAGCTCAGCCATCATCTCGCCGAGAGTTACCTCATCTTCAGCCTTTACATCCAAGAAATGCTTCAGTACAAACAGCAAAACCACGGCAAG TTCTGCATCATGATGTGTTCAGGATGTTTCATCCTGGCCGTGGTTGGACATTACATTCCCGGGATAATGATCTCCTACATCATAT TGCTGAGTGTGCTGCTGTGGCCGCTGGTGGTCTACCATGAGCTGATCCAGAAAATGTACACCGGACTGGAGCCCATACTGATGAAACTTGACTACAGCATGAAAGGAGACACACAGCACCGCAAACACGACAAGAGAA agctgAAGAAGGAGCAGGAAGAGGGTGATGAGCCGAGGGcagagacagagagcgagagtGAGGAGGAGCTGTCATGTTTCGCCCCTACT GTGGATGTGAAGACTACGGCTCTGGCGATGGCCATCACAGACTCTGAGCTGTCCGACGAGGAGGCATCTATACTGGAGAGTGGAGGATTCTCTGTGTCCAGAGCCACCACACCACAGCTCACAGACGTCTCTGAAG ACCTGGATCAGCACAGCATGCACAGTGAACCGGAGGAGGCATTCTCTAGAGACTTAGCAGAGTTCCCGTCGGTGGACGAGCTGCCTTCTATTGAACCGGGTCTGTTCAATTTCCCGCTGCGCATTCTCGGGTCTGAGCAGACAGGAGCGTCCAGATCTGAGCTCCAGGAGGAGCCGCTGTCTCCGGCCAGCCGCCTCATCCAGCACTTAGCATCTCCACTCCACTTTGTCAACTCGCACTTCAATGGACACGGACAAGCGGCGGGGGTGGACCAAAGCATTGTGGGTACTGAAAAAGAGGGAGGGGGATCCGCCGCGGGCGTTTCGAGACCTGCTCGGTCCCTGGAAGCCCTTAGCGAGGAGATAGTGAGCACGGCCATCTCTACAGTAGTACAGAACACTCTCTCAGCCCTGTTGCGGTCTACCAATGAGGGCTCATCAATGGCTTCCTTTCTTCACACCGAAACGCCTCCTTGCCCGATGGAATTGCCCCTCGAGTCGCCTTCCACCCAGGAAGCCAGCGCAGAAGAAGAGGACGCTGATGTCACTGAAGCAAGCACCGAAGAGCAACCGGATGTCACGCTCGTACCCGCCGAGGAAGAGGACTTTGAGCTTCTGGACCAAAGCGAACTGGAACAAATGGATGAGGGGTTGGGCCTTGGTGTTGTTGATGGACAGGAAGTGGGCGGGGCTTCCACAGACACGCCCCCAAGCAGCCAGCAGCACCCAGACCAGCAGGATTCCTAG
- the LOC109086350 gene encoding reticulophagy regulator 2-like isoform X4, which translates to MASRRASVSSADLEAWFPAPGGGEDAPELRRLRERLRGWLSQFEPAVLCAQRLLVWERPLHSIIAALALNTLFWFLSSTSLRPLFLLSVSLIGLTLLERWKDRLPQITVWHPEASVFEREALTDQPRLLSVEELSHHLAESYLIFSLYIQEMLQYKQQNHGKFCIMMCSGCFILAVVGHYIPGIMISYIILLSVLLWPLVVYHELIQKMYTGLEPILMKLDYSMKGDTQHRKHDKRKLKKEQEEGDEPRAETESESEEELSCFAPTVDVKTTALAMAITDSELSDEEASILESGGFSVSRATTPQLTDVSEDLDQHSMHSEPEEAFSRDLAEFPSVDELPSIEPGLFNFPLRILGSEQTGASRSELQEEPLSPASRLIQHLASPLHFVNSHFNGHGQAAGVDQSIVGTEKEGGGSAAGVSRPARSLEALSEEIVSTAISTVVQNTLSALLRSTNEGSSMASFLHTETPPCPMELPLESPSTQEASAEEEDADVTEASTEEQPDVTLVPAEEEDFELLDQSELEQMDEGLGLGVVDGQEVGGASTDTPPSSQQHPDQQDS; encoded by the exons ATGGCGAGCAGACGGGCCTCGGTGTCCTCGGCGGATCTGGAGGCCTGGTTCCCCGCGCCCGGCGGCGGCGAGGATGCGCCGGAGCTGCGGCGGCTGCGGGAGCGTCTGCGCGGCTGGCTGTCGCAGTTTGAGCCCGCGGTGCTCTGCGCGCAGCGGCTGCTGGTGTGGGAGAGGCCGCTTCACAGCATCATCGCCGCGCTGGCGCTCAACACGCTGTTCTG gttcCTGTCCTCCACATCTTTGAGACCCTTGTTCCTCCTGAGTGTGTCTCTCATTGGACTGACGTTACTGGAGAGATGGAAAGACAGGCTGCCACAGATCACTG TGTGGCATCCTGAGGCGTCAGTCTTTGAGCG AGAAGCGCTGACTGATCAGCCACGTCTGTTAAGCGTCGAGGAGCTCAGCCATCATCTCGCCGAGAGTTACCTCATCTTCAGCCTTTACATCCAAGAAATGCTTCAGTACAAACAGCAAAACCACGGCAAG TTCTGCATCATGATGTGTTCAGGATGTTTCATCCTGGCCGTGGTTGGACATTACATTCCCGGGATAATGATCTCCTACATCATAT TGCTGAGTGTGCTGCTGTGGCCGCTGGTGGTCTACCATGAGCTGATCCAGAAAATGTACACCGGACTGGAGCCCATACTGATGAAACTTGACTACAGCATGAAAGGAGACACACAGCACCGCAAACACGACAAGAGAA agctgAAGAAGGAGCAGGAAGAGGGTGATGAGCCGAGGGcagagacagagagcgagagtGAGGAGGAGCTGTCATGTTTCGCCCCTACT GTGGATGTGAAGACTACGGCTCTGGCGATGGCCATCACAGACTCTGAGCTGTCCGACGAGGAGGCATCTATACTGGAGAGTGGAGGATTCTCTGTGTCCAGAGCCACCACACCACAGCTCACAGACGTCTCTGAAG ACCTGGATCAGCACAGCATGCACAGTGAACCGGAGGAGGCATTCTCTAGAGACTTAGCAGAGTTCCCGTCGGTGGACGAGCTGCCTTCTATTGAACCGGGTCTGTTCAATTTCCCGCTGCGCATTCTCGGGTCTGAGCAGACAGGAGCGTCCAGATCTGAGCTCCAGGAGGAGCCGCTGTCTCCGGCCAGCCGCCTCATCCAGCACTTAGCATCTCCACTCCACTTTGTCAACTCGCACTTCAATGGACACGGACAAGCGGCGGGGGTGGACCAAAGCATTGTGGGTACTGAAAAAGAGGGAGGGGGATCCGCCGCGGGCGTTTCGAGACCTGCTCGGTCCCTGGAAGCCCTTAGCGAGGAGATAGTGAGCACGGCCATCTCTACAGTAGTACAGAACACTCTCTCAGCCCTGTTGCGGTCTACCAATGAGGGCTCATCAATGGCTTCCTTTCTTCACACCGAAACGCCTCCTTGCCCGATGGAATTGCCCCTCGAGTCGCCTTCCACCCAGGAAGCCAGCGCAGAAGAAGAGGACGCTGATGTCACTGAAGCAAGCACCGAAGAGCAACCGGATGTCACGCTCGTACCCGCCGAGGAAGAGGACTTTGAGCTTCTGGACCAAAGCGAACTGGAACAAATGGATGAGGGGTTGGGCCTTGGTGTTGTTGATGGACAGGAAGTGGGCGGGGCTTCCACAGACACGCCCCCAAGCAGCCAGCAGCACCCAGACCAGCAGGATTCCTAG